One Cucumis sativus cultivar 9930 chromosome 1, Cucumber_9930_V3, whole genome shotgun sequence DNA segment encodes these proteins:
- the LOC101209346 gene encoding protein AUXIN RESPONSE 4 — protein sequence MVTITEEPDEPVPKPSKPQPNKSTSSSSKPPSSSATATLKTPPSPTPNPFTFWFYFTLIVSIITYFFISLPSLSPPDPKSWFLSLPNSLRHHYSKGRLLKVQISGNLSPIEVFAVENGAKGNENVVIVHGLGLSSYSFRKVLDSLGSKGVRALAFDLPGNGFSDKSTAEIDESSNGVLGRLLDVYNLIHEKGIFWAFDQIIETGQIPYEEIQKHVPKRKILKPIGLGPEDIGSILGQIIDTIGLAPVHLVLHDSALLMAGYWVAENSGFVRSLTLIDTLSKPSLPLWLLELPVVREVILGSNFVYSRLINLCCSKGNDALLDVEAHRVLLKGLGGRRAVVSMGKKLNDSFDIGEWGGLDDLKSVPMQVIWSNGWSNEWSTKGRRVAEVLPQASFVEHSGGRWAQEDVADVVADSISQFISSLPPTVRKTAEEPTPEHIHEAFDESMNSDHHHHHHHSHGIPAGYMEGYGLGSHAW from the exons ATGGTGACCATTACCGAGGAACCAGACGAGCCAGTGCCGAAGCCATCAAAGCCCCAACCTAATAAATCAACTTCATCGTCCTCAAAACCACCGTCGAGTTCCGCCACTGCAACCCTCAAAACCCCTCCTTCTCCTACCCCAAATCCATTCACCTTTTGGTTCTACTTCACTTTAATTGTCTCTATCATTacatatttcttcatttctctcccttctctctctcccccaGACCCCAAATCCTGGTTTTTAAGTTTACCCAACAGCCTTCGTCATCATTACTCAAAGGGTCGTCTTCTAAAGGTGCAAATTAGCGGTAATCTATCTCCAATCGAAGTCTTCGCAGTTGAAAATGGCGccaaaggaaatgaaaatgtggTCATTGTTCATGGGCTGGGGCTGAGTTCGTACTCCTTCCGCAAGGTTCTGGACTCTTTAGGTTCCAAAGGAGTTCGTGCTCTGGCGTTTGATCTGCCCGGCAATGGCTTTTCCGACAAATCCACTGCTGAGATCGATGAGAGCTCAAATGGGGTTTTAGGGAGGCTTTTGGatgtttataatttgattCATGAAAAGGGTATCTTCTGGGCGTTTGATCAGATCATTGAAACTGGGCAGATTCCTTATgaagaaattcaaaaacatGTTCCTAAGAGGAAGATCTTGAAGCCAATTGGGTTAGGCCCTGAAGATATTGGTAGCATTTTGGGGCAAATCATAGATACTATTGGTTTGGCTCCAGTTCATTTGGTCCTTCACGATTCGGCTTTATTAATGGCGGGATATTGGGTTGCAGAGAATTCAGGATTCGTGAGGAGTTTAACTCTTATTGATACTTTATCAAAGCCTTCTCTTCCTTTATGGCTCTTGGAGTTGCCTGTTGTGAGAGAGGTTATTTTGGGATCTAATTTTGTGTATTCAAGGTTGATCAACCTCTGTTGTTCTAAGGGGAATGATGCTCTCTTGGATGTGGAGGCTCATAGAGTTCTTTTGAAAGGCCTCGGTGGGCGGCGGGCAGTTGTTAGCATGGGGAAGAAGTTGAACGATAGCTTTGACATTGGAGAATGGGGTGGTTTGGATGATCTGAAAAGTGTGCCCATGCAGGTTATCTGGTCTAATGGTTGGTCGAACGAATGGAGTACCAAGGGACGTCGGGTGGCTGAGGTGCTTCCACAGGCATCTTTTGTTGAACATTCCGGCGGACGGTGGGCTCAA GAAGATGTAGCCGATGTTGTAGCTGACAGTATATCTCAGTTCATATCCTCATTACCACCCACGGTTAGAAAAACTGCTGAAGAGCCTACTCCTGAACACATTCATGAAGCTTTTGATGAATCAATGAATAGcgaccaccaccaccaccaccaccacagTCATGGTATCCCTGCTGGCTACATGGAGGGATACGGGCTCGGTAGTCATGCCTGGTAA
- the LOC101207955 gene encoding mannosylglycoprotein endo-beta-mannosidase isoform X2 yields the protein MAEIGNKVKLNAGWLAARSTEVNLTGTQLTTTHPPSITPSSPWMEASVPGTVLGTLVKNKVVPDPFYGLANETIIDIADSGREYYTFWFFTTFQCKLSESQHLDLNFRAINYSAEVYINGHKKVLPKGMFRRHSLDVSEVLHTDGKNLLAVLVHPPDHPGRIPDKGGQGGDHEIGKDVAAQYVEGWDWMTPIRDRNTGIWDEVSISRTGPVKIIDPHLVSTFFDDYKRVYLHATIEIQNRSSWVSDCSVKIQVTAELEGNICLVEHLQAQKVSVPTGSIIQYTFPQLYFYKPNLWWPNGMGKQYLYNVVISIDVDGFGESDSWSHDFGFRKIESDIDPATGGRLFKVNGQRIFIRGGNWILSDGLLRLSEKRYHTDIKFHADMNFNMIRCWGGGLAERPEFYHYCDIYGLLVWQEFWITGDVDGRGDPKSNPDGPLDHDLFLLCARDTVKLLRNHPSLALWVGGNEQVPPPDINDALKSDLKLHPHFQPSENNQLMSVLSLTAEDPSEYLDGTRIYIQGSMWDGFANGKGDFSDGPYEIQYPENFFKDNFYNYGFNPEVGSVGMPVAATIRATMPPEGWRIPLFKKLPSGYIEEVPNPIWDYHKYIPYSKPCHVQSQIELYGSPKDLDDFCLKAQLANYIQYRALIEGWNSRMWKKYTGFLIWKTQNPWTGLRGQFYDHLLDQTAGFFGCRCAAEPIHVQLNLCTYFIEVVNTTSNEISGVAIEASVWDLEGMCPYFKVFEKLSLPPKQTSSIAEMEYPTYKNSKPVYFLLLKLYKVSNDGIISRNFYWLHQFGGDYKKLEPYRKINIPIQVTSKVNIKGSSYEVRMNVQNNSKNAESSRLTYKNNFINRQDLGDLDSNSLLLENKEQTNEKCSTSFFSKIWRRGSIENNSSRLVETNGNDVGVAFFLHFEVHDSKAEENEEGDTRILPVHYSDNYFSLVPGEAMSINLSFEAPPGVTPKITLHGWNLSQSFTVC from the exons ATGGCGGAAATCGGTAACAAGGTGAAGCTCAATGCCGGTTGGCTTGCGGCGAGGTCAACGGAGGTCAACCTCACTGGTACTCAGCTTACTACCACTCACCCTCCCTCGATCACCCCTTCTTCCCCTTGGATGGAGGCCTCAGTACCTGGAAC TGTATTGGGGACATTGGTAAAGAACAAAGTTGTTCCTGATCCGTTTTATGGATTAGCGAATGAAACGATAATTGATATTGCTGATTCTGGAAGAGAGTATTATACTTTTTGGTTCTTCACAACTTTTCAATGTAAGCTG TCAGAATCTCAACACTTGGACCTGAATTTCCGTGCTATAAATTACTCTGCTGAAGTGTACATAAATGGTCACAAAAAGGTCCTGCCAAAAGGGATGTTTAGACGACATTCTCTTGATGTCTCTGAAGTTTTGCATACTGATGGCAAAAATTTACTAGCAGTTCTAGTTCACCCTCCGGATCATCCTGGCAGAATTCCAGACAAGGGAGGTCAGGGTGGTGATCATGAG ATTGGAAAAGATGTCGCCGCACAATATGTAGAGGGATGGGATTGGATGACTCCTATAAG GGATCGAAACACTGGCATATGGGATGAAGTGTCAATTTCTAGGACTGGG CCAGTGAAGATTATTGATCCTCATTTGGTATCAACGTTTTTTGACGATTATAAGAGAGTTTACTTGCATGCTACAATAGAGATTCAAAACAGAAGCTCTTGGGTTTCAGACTGTTCtgtgaaaattcaagtgacAGCTGAACTAGAAGGCAATATTTGCTTGGTTGAGCATCTTCAGGCTCAGAAGGTGTCTGTTCCTACTGGATCAATCATACAGTATACTTTTCCTCAG CTCTATTTCTACAAGCCCAACCTGTGGTGGCCAAATGGAATGGGAAAGCAATACTTGTATAACGTTGTTATATCGATTGACGTAGATGGATTTGGAGAGTCTGATTCCTGGAGTCATGATTTCGGTTTTCGTAAAATAGAGAGTGATATTGATCCTGCAACTGGTGGAAG GCTGTTCAAGGTCAATGGGCAGCGTATATTTATTCGTGGTGGCAATTGGATATTATCTGATGGGTTGCTTCGGCTTTCAGAAAAACGTTATCATACGGACATAAAGTTTCATGCAGATATGAATTTTAACATGATTCGCTGTTGGGGTGGTGGTTTGGCAGAGAGGCCagaattttatcattattgtGACATCTATGGCTTGTTG GTGTGGCAAGAATTTTGGATCACTGGAGATGTTGATGGACGTGGTGATCCGAAATCAAATCCTGATGGTCCTCTGGATCATGATCTTTTCTTGCTTTGTGCAAGAGACACGGTTAAGCTTTTGAGGAACCACCCCAGTCTTGCTCTTTGGGTTGGTGGAAATGAACAAGTTCCACCACCGGATATCAACGATGCTTTAAAAAGTGACTTGAAACTCCATCCCCATTTTCAACCAAGCGAAAATAATCAGTTGATGAGTGTTTTGTCATTAACAGCGGAGGATCCGAGCGAATATCTAGATGGTACTCGCATTTACATACAAGGATCCATGTGGGATGGGTTTGCAAATGGGAAGGGAGACTTCAGTGATGGTCCTTATGAGATCCAGTACCCTGAAAACTTTTTTAAggataatttttataattatggaTTCAATCCTGAGGTTGGTTCCGTAGGCATGCCTGTTGCCGCTACCATCCGAGCCACAATGCCTCCTGAAGGATGGCGGATTCCATTGTTTAAGAAACTACCCTCTGGATACATAGAAGAAGTACCAAACCCGATTTGGGATTACCATAAGTACATCCCCTATTCTAAACCATGTCATGTTCAGAGTCAGATTGAACTTTACGGTTCTCCAAAAGATCTTGACGACTTTTGTTTGAAG GCTCAGCTTGCTAATTACATCCAATATCGAGCTCTAATCGAAGGTTGGAACAGCCGAATGTGGAAGAAGTACACTGGTTTTCTTATCTGGAAAACACAAAATCCTTGGACTGGTCTAAGAGGTCAGTTTTATGACCATCTCCTCGACCAAACAGCAGGCTTCTTTGGATGTCGTTGTGCTGCGGAACCTATCCATGTCCAGCTGAATCTATGCACATACTTCATTGAG GTCGTAAACACTACATCGAATGAGATATCTGGTGTTGCCATTGAAGCCTCGGTGTGGGACCTTGAAGGGATGTGCccatattttaaagtttttgagaAACTCTCTTTGCCTCCGAAGCAGACGTCGTCCATTGCTGAGATGGAGTATCCGACATACAAAAATTCCAAGCCTGtctactttcttcttctcaagctATACAAGGTCTCAAACGATGGTATCATCTCGAGAAACTTCTACTGGTTGCATCAATTCGGTGGAGATTACAAGAAGTTGGAGCCTTACAGAAAGATTAACATACCCATTCAGGTTACATCTAAGGTTAATATAAAAGGATCCAGCTATGAAGTCAGAATGAACGTTCAGAACAATTCAAAGAATGCAGAATCTTCAAGGTTAACCTACAAGAACAACTTTATCAATAGGCAAGACCTAGGAGATTTAGATTCAAATTCTTTGcttcttgaaaacaaagaacaaaccAATGAAAAATGCAGCACTAGTTTCTTTTCCAAGATCTGGAGGCGTGGAAGTATCGAAAACAACAGTTCAAGGTTGGTTGAAACCAACGGGAATGATGTCGGAGTCGCCTTCTTTCTTCACTTTGAGGTCCATGATTCCAAGGCAGAGGAGAATGAAGAAGGGGATACAAGAATTCTGCCTGTTCACTACTCAGATAACTATTTTTCCCTAGTTCCTGGTGAGGCTATGTCCATCAATCTCTCCTTTGAGGCCCCTCCTGGTGTCACTCCAAAAATTACCCTTCATGGTTGGAATCTTTCTCAATCTTTCACTGTCTGTTGA
- the LOC101208198 gene encoding protein YIPF1 homolog yields MMSGGNYTTIDNQNVSGSVPAVPDQGQMTVKFTDSNLQTFPPSGTQGKISGGSQPPRDADDTFSKPISSSDESPQQGGGGGGGGWLRTFAVSSYKQYFDVDTSDVLERIKDSLFPFRGTFNERTADTPDLYGPFWICTTLIFVAASIGTFVTYVAHKLHNKDWNYDINLVTWSAGLFYGYVTIVPLGLYVILKYFSVPSGLVQLLCLYGYSLFVFIPALCLSVVPLESFRWVIAGVAGFMSATFVALNLRAHIKSAGERWFLIVASIFLLQLALAVILKLYLFTVAV; encoded by the exons ATGATGTCCGGTGGTAACTATACGACTATAGATAACCAAAATGTTTCTGGATCTGTGCCC GCCGTTCCAGATCAGGGACAAATGACCGTTAAATTCACTG ACTCAAACCTTCAAACATTTCCTCCTTCTGGAACTCAAGGAAAGATCTCTGGTGGTTCTCAACCTCCTCGTGATGCTGATG atacattttcaaaacctaTCTCTAGCTCTGATGAATCCCCCCAACagggtggtggtggtggtggtggtggttggCTTCGGACCTTCGCAGTTTCTTCCTacaaacaatattttgatgttGATACATCAGACGTGCTAGAGAGAATCAAAGATTCACTTTTTCCATTTAGAGGAACTTTCAATGAAAGGACAGCCGACACTCCAGATCT ATACGGACCATTTTGGATATGTACTACCTTGATATTTGTGGCTGCTTCTATTGGAACGTTTGTAACATACGTGGCACACAAGTTACATAATAAAGATTGGAACTATGACATAAATTTGGTAACCTGGTCTGCTGGTCTGTTCTATGGATATGTCACAATTGTTCCTCTTGGACTTTATGTAATCCTCAAGTACTTCTCGGTGCCATCTGGCCTTGTTCAGCTCTTATGTCTCTATGGCTACTCCTTGTTTGTATTCATCCCAGCACTG tGTCTTTCAGTTGTTCCATTGGAAAGTTTCCGATGGGTTATTGCGGGTGTGGCCGGGTTCATGTCAGCAACATTTGTGGCACTCAATCTACGAGCTCACATAAAGTCAGCCGGTGAGAGGTGGTTTTTGATTGTGGCCAGTATCTTCTTGCTGCAGTTAGCTCTTGCTGTCATTCTCAAACTATATCTCTTCACTGTTGCCGTATGA
- the LOC101207955 gene encoding mannosylglycoprotein endo-beta-mannosidase isoform X1 has protein sequence MAEIGNKVKLNAGWLAARSTEVNLTGTQLTTTHPPSITPSSPWMEASVPGTVLGTLVKNKVVPDPFYGLANETIIDIADSGREYYTFWFFTTFQCKLQSESQHLDLNFRAINYSAEVYINGHKKVLPKGMFRRHSLDVSEVLHTDGKNLLAVLVHPPDHPGRIPDKGGQGGDHEIGKDVAAQYVEGWDWMTPIRDRNTGIWDEVSISRTGPVKIIDPHLVSTFFDDYKRVYLHATIEIQNRSSWVSDCSVKIQVTAELEGNICLVEHLQAQKVSVPTGSIIQYTFPQLYFYKPNLWWPNGMGKQYLYNVVISIDVDGFGESDSWSHDFGFRKIESDIDPATGGRLFKVNGQRIFIRGGNWILSDGLLRLSEKRYHTDIKFHADMNFNMIRCWGGGLAERPEFYHYCDIYGLLVWQEFWITGDVDGRGDPKSNPDGPLDHDLFLLCARDTVKLLRNHPSLALWVGGNEQVPPPDINDALKSDLKLHPHFQPSENNQLMSVLSLTAEDPSEYLDGTRIYIQGSMWDGFANGKGDFSDGPYEIQYPENFFKDNFYNYGFNPEVGSVGMPVAATIRATMPPEGWRIPLFKKLPSGYIEEVPNPIWDYHKYIPYSKPCHVQSQIELYGSPKDLDDFCLKAQLANYIQYRALIEGWNSRMWKKYTGFLIWKTQNPWTGLRGQFYDHLLDQTAGFFGCRCAAEPIHVQLNLCTYFIEVVNTTSNEISGVAIEASVWDLEGMCPYFKVFEKLSLPPKQTSSIAEMEYPTYKNSKPVYFLLLKLYKVSNDGIISRNFYWLHQFGGDYKKLEPYRKINIPIQVTSKVNIKGSSYEVRMNVQNNSKNAESSRLTYKNNFINRQDLGDLDSNSLLLENKEQTNEKCSTSFFSKIWRRGSIENNSSRLVETNGNDVGVAFFLHFEVHDSKAEENEEGDTRILPVHYSDNYFSLVPGEAMSINLSFEAPPGVTPKITLHGWNLSQSFTVC, from the exons ATGGCGGAAATCGGTAACAAGGTGAAGCTCAATGCCGGTTGGCTTGCGGCGAGGTCAACGGAGGTCAACCTCACTGGTACTCAGCTTACTACCACTCACCCTCCCTCGATCACCCCTTCTTCCCCTTGGATGGAGGCCTCAGTACCTGGAAC TGTATTGGGGACATTGGTAAAGAACAAAGTTGTTCCTGATCCGTTTTATGGATTAGCGAATGAAACGATAATTGATATTGCTGATTCTGGAAGAGAGTATTATACTTTTTGGTTCTTCACAACTTTTCAATGTAAGCTG CAGTCAGAATCTCAACACTTGGACCTGAATTTCCGTGCTATAAATTACTCTGCTGAAGTGTACATAAATGGTCACAAAAAGGTCCTGCCAAAAGGGATGTTTAGACGACATTCTCTTGATGTCTCTGAAGTTTTGCATACTGATGGCAAAAATTTACTAGCAGTTCTAGTTCACCCTCCGGATCATCCTGGCAGAATTCCAGACAAGGGAGGTCAGGGTGGTGATCATGAG ATTGGAAAAGATGTCGCCGCACAATATGTAGAGGGATGGGATTGGATGACTCCTATAAG GGATCGAAACACTGGCATATGGGATGAAGTGTCAATTTCTAGGACTGGG CCAGTGAAGATTATTGATCCTCATTTGGTATCAACGTTTTTTGACGATTATAAGAGAGTTTACTTGCATGCTACAATAGAGATTCAAAACAGAAGCTCTTGGGTTTCAGACTGTTCtgtgaaaattcaagtgacAGCTGAACTAGAAGGCAATATTTGCTTGGTTGAGCATCTTCAGGCTCAGAAGGTGTCTGTTCCTACTGGATCAATCATACAGTATACTTTTCCTCAG CTCTATTTCTACAAGCCCAACCTGTGGTGGCCAAATGGAATGGGAAAGCAATACTTGTATAACGTTGTTATATCGATTGACGTAGATGGATTTGGAGAGTCTGATTCCTGGAGTCATGATTTCGGTTTTCGTAAAATAGAGAGTGATATTGATCCTGCAACTGGTGGAAG GCTGTTCAAGGTCAATGGGCAGCGTATATTTATTCGTGGTGGCAATTGGATATTATCTGATGGGTTGCTTCGGCTTTCAGAAAAACGTTATCATACGGACATAAAGTTTCATGCAGATATGAATTTTAACATGATTCGCTGTTGGGGTGGTGGTTTGGCAGAGAGGCCagaattttatcattattgtGACATCTATGGCTTGTTG GTGTGGCAAGAATTTTGGATCACTGGAGATGTTGATGGACGTGGTGATCCGAAATCAAATCCTGATGGTCCTCTGGATCATGATCTTTTCTTGCTTTGTGCAAGAGACACGGTTAAGCTTTTGAGGAACCACCCCAGTCTTGCTCTTTGGGTTGGTGGAAATGAACAAGTTCCACCACCGGATATCAACGATGCTTTAAAAAGTGACTTGAAACTCCATCCCCATTTTCAACCAAGCGAAAATAATCAGTTGATGAGTGTTTTGTCATTAACAGCGGAGGATCCGAGCGAATATCTAGATGGTACTCGCATTTACATACAAGGATCCATGTGGGATGGGTTTGCAAATGGGAAGGGAGACTTCAGTGATGGTCCTTATGAGATCCAGTACCCTGAAAACTTTTTTAAggataatttttataattatggaTTCAATCCTGAGGTTGGTTCCGTAGGCATGCCTGTTGCCGCTACCATCCGAGCCACAATGCCTCCTGAAGGATGGCGGATTCCATTGTTTAAGAAACTACCCTCTGGATACATAGAAGAAGTACCAAACCCGATTTGGGATTACCATAAGTACATCCCCTATTCTAAACCATGTCATGTTCAGAGTCAGATTGAACTTTACGGTTCTCCAAAAGATCTTGACGACTTTTGTTTGAAG GCTCAGCTTGCTAATTACATCCAATATCGAGCTCTAATCGAAGGTTGGAACAGCCGAATGTGGAAGAAGTACACTGGTTTTCTTATCTGGAAAACACAAAATCCTTGGACTGGTCTAAGAGGTCAGTTTTATGACCATCTCCTCGACCAAACAGCAGGCTTCTTTGGATGTCGTTGTGCTGCGGAACCTATCCATGTCCAGCTGAATCTATGCACATACTTCATTGAG GTCGTAAACACTACATCGAATGAGATATCTGGTGTTGCCATTGAAGCCTCGGTGTGGGACCTTGAAGGGATGTGCccatattttaaagtttttgagaAACTCTCTTTGCCTCCGAAGCAGACGTCGTCCATTGCTGAGATGGAGTATCCGACATACAAAAATTCCAAGCCTGtctactttcttcttctcaagctATACAAGGTCTCAAACGATGGTATCATCTCGAGAAACTTCTACTGGTTGCATCAATTCGGTGGAGATTACAAGAAGTTGGAGCCTTACAGAAAGATTAACATACCCATTCAGGTTACATCTAAGGTTAATATAAAAGGATCCAGCTATGAAGTCAGAATGAACGTTCAGAACAATTCAAAGAATGCAGAATCTTCAAGGTTAACCTACAAGAACAACTTTATCAATAGGCAAGACCTAGGAGATTTAGATTCAAATTCTTTGcttcttgaaaacaaagaacaaaccAATGAAAAATGCAGCACTAGTTTCTTTTCCAAGATCTGGAGGCGTGGAAGTATCGAAAACAACAGTTCAAGGTTGGTTGAAACCAACGGGAATGATGTCGGAGTCGCCTTCTTTCTTCACTTTGAGGTCCATGATTCCAAGGCAGAGGAGAATGAAGAAGGGGATACAAGAATTCTGCCTGTTCACTACTCAGATAACTATTTTTCCCTAGTTCCTGGTGAGGCTATGTCCATCAATCTCTCCTTTGAGGCCCCTCCTGGTGTCACTCCAAAAATTACCCTTCATGGTTGGAATCTTTCTCAATCTTTCACTGTCTGTTGA